Proteins co-encoded in one Bacillus sp. FSL H8-0547 genomic window:
- a CDS encoding sporulation protein: protein MSFFNKILSSVGIGAAKVDARLASDRIALMDEVKGIIHVQGGNVEQQIDEIYLSLQTSYLKETDDKKYYQNATITKIKINEPFVIMANEVKEIPFAFQLPSDTPITLGSSKVWLETGLDIKGAVDPSDKDRIEVLPPAIVQTVFAALRDLGFNLRKAENEAAPYHLRKRLPFIQEFEFYPTAGPFRGKLDELEVVISNISPQGVELMLEIDRRARGLGGFLSEALEMDESLVKVMIPNADQQAIRRTLEDVIHRYS from the coding sequence ATGTCATTTTTTAATAAAATTTTATCAAGTGTAGGAATTGGGGCTGCAAAAGTGGATGCAAGACTTGCATCTGACAGGATTGCTCTTATGGATGAAGTAAAAGGCATCATTCATGTTCAGGGGGGAAATGTTGAACAGCAGATTGATGAGATTTATCTGTCCCTCCAAACAAGTTACTTAAAAGAGACAGATGATAAAAAGTATTATCAAAACGCCACAATCACCAAAATCAAAATCAATGAGCCATTTGTCATCATGGCAAATGAAGTGAAAGAAATACCGTTTGCGTTTCAGCTTCCTTCGGATACGCCGATTACTCTCGGTTCATCAAAAGTGTGGCTCGAAACAGGGCTGGATATTAAAGGGGCCGTTGATCCAAGTGATAAAGACCGGATTGAAGTCCTTCCACCCGCTATTGTTCAAACCGTATTTGCCGCTTTAAGAGATCTCGGATTCAATTTGCGCAAAGCAGAAAACGAGGCAGCTCCATACCATTTGAGAAAAAGGCTGCCGTTCATACAGGAATTTGAATTTTATCCGACTGCAGGTCCGTTCAGAGGGAAATTAGATGAACTGGAGGTCGTGATTTCAAATATCAGTCCGCAGGGAGTAGAGCTAATGCTTGAGATCGACAGGAGAGCAAGAGGTCTGGGAGGATTTTTGTCAGAAGCGCTTGAAATGGATGAATCTCTTGTTAAAGTGATGATTCCAAATGCGGATCAGCAGGCCATCCGCAGAACATTGGAAGATGTTATCCATAGATACAGCTGA